A portion of the Halopelagius inordinatus genome contains these proteins:
- a CDS encoding proline dehydrogenase family protein has product MIPPVANNFVAGEDAETALSYVSETNERGIRGIVNLLGEHYDAREPADEDARQYVELVDRIDDRNLDCTVSVKPSQIGLGVGERAFEENLERIVDHATDRDVFVWVDMEDADTTDATLDAFEENARRSDGNVGLCVQANLKRTGDDLERLADVPGKVRLVKGAYDEPKSIAYKDKSVVDEKYREHLAFMFREFDDGVAVGSHDLAMVNHAADLYREHRTPFEVQMLMGVREDVQDELVGKIPVYQYIPYGDKWMSYFSRRVRERKENALFALRAVLS; this is encoded by the coding sequence ATGATACCACCGGTGGCGAACAACTTTGTGGCGGGCGAGGACGCCGAGACCGCGCTCTCGTACGTCTCGGAGACGAACGAACGCGGGATTCGGGGGATAGTGAACCTCCTCGGCGAGCACTACGACGCGCGAGAACCCGCAGACGAGGACGCCCGACAGTACGTCGAACTCGTCGACCGAATCGACGACCGAAACCTCGACTGTACCGTCTCGGTGAAGCCGTCTCAGATCGGACTCGGCGTCGGCGAACGCGCGTTCGAGGAGAACTTAGAGCGCATCGTCGACCACGCGACGGACCGAGACGTGTTCGTCTGGGTCGACATGGAGGACGCGGACACCACCGACGCGACACTCGACGCGTTCGAGGAGAACGCCCGCCGGTCCGACGGCAACGTCGGCCTCTGCGTGCAGGCGAACCTCAAGCGGACGGGCGACGATTTGGAACGCCTCGCCGACGTCCCGGGGAAGGTCAGACTCGTCAAGGGCGCGTACGACGAACCGAAATCCATCGCCTACAAAGACAAGTCGGTCGTAGACGAGAAGTACCGCGAGCATCTGGCGTTCATGTTCCGCGAGTTCGACGACGGCGTCGCCGTCGGAAGTCACGACCTGGCGATGGTGAACCACGCCGCGGACCTCTACCGCGAGCATCGGACCCCGTTCGAGGTGCAGATGCTGATGGGCGTCCGCGAGGACGTCCAAGACGAACTCGTCGGGAAGATACCGGTCTACCAGTACATCCCGTACGGCGACAAGTGGATGTCGTACTTCTCCCGGCGGGTTCGCGAACGGAAGGAGAACGCGCTGTTCGCGCTCCGTGCGGTGCTCTCCTGA
- a CDS encoding helix-turn-helix domain-containing protein: MSARTATATGTRLTLDLWHPNCWAIEATDRLPGGILAHAIYTAPETLGEGETVNGLFTAYGESAEEVERLLDAIEESDRAGEVRELQERFGRSAARVAPGRVAREFFLEYDPGDMICPVLLRHGFVHSAPSRIEGGREYWKVCFAGERGEIEANLEAVRDESGAEISVARIASSETVEPERERRLGTLTSTQKEVFELARDRGYYQWPRGISTRDLAEEFDISKTTLLEHLRKAEAKLLDPESN, from the coding sequence ATGAGTGCCCGAACGGCCACCGCGACAGGGACTCGGCTGACGCTCGATCTGTGGCATCCGAACTGCTGGGCTATCGAGGCGACGGACCGCCTCCCGGGCGGCATCCTCGCGCACGCCATCTACACCGCGCCGGAGACGCTCGGAGAGGGCGAGACGGTGAACGGACTGTTCACGGCCTACGGGGAGTCTGCCGAGGAAGTCGAACGGCTGTTAGACGCCATCGAGGAATCCGACCGCGCCGGCGAGGTCCGAGAACTGCAAGAGCGGTTCGGTCGAAGCGCCGCCCGCGTCGCTCCCGGCCGAGTCGCCCGCGAGTTCTTCTTGGAGTACGACCCCGGCGACATGATCTGTCCGGTGTTGCTCAGACACGGATTCGTCCACAGTGCGCCCTCGCGCATCGAGGGGGGACGAGAGTACTGGAAGGTGTGTTTCGCCGGCGAACGCGGCGAGATAGAGGCCAACCTCGAGGCGGTCCGAGACGAGAGCGGCGCGGAGATATCCGTCGCGCGCATCGCCTCCTCGGAGACGGTCGAACCCGAACGCGAACGGCGACTCGGGACGCTGACGTCGACGCAGAAAGAGGTGTTCGAACTCGCCCGCGACCGAGGCTACTACCAGTGGCCCCGCGGCATCTCCACGCGCGACTTGGCCGAGGAGTTCGACATCTCGAAGACGACGCTTTTGGAACATCTCCGAAAGGCGGAGGCGAAACTGCTCGACCCCGAGTCGAACTGA